The Anoplolepis gracilipes chromosome 5, ASM4749672v1, whole genome shotgun sequence region ACTAAttgtttagaaaatttatttataaatttattaaatttattttactgctGTCATCACCAGTTTCttaatgtatgtaatttattatataattcttcatACAAGGAATACAAATCAATCTTAACATCTCAAGTATTAGCTCAAGATTAACATATTAGAGTGAGTTATTCTAACTGAAACTGaattgaaaaatcaatattagaaGCTGCAGAGTTAAATATAGGATAAACAATcagtttcattattttattgtcagACTTACTATTGTCGTAtacttgtataattatttatatgtaattaatattatatttatatatagaatttttatttagaaatgtttattgataagtaataaaaataaatataatttttctgttgtaatatttattctaataactAAGAGATTTtgtaaatacttatatataaacaaacgtATGCATTTAGGAGCTAGAGTAATTCTGGCCtgtagaaatatgaaaaaggcAGACCAAGcagtaaaagatataaaaaataacccACCTTCaaggtaaatatataaatattatatattataaaatcatattaggAAGCAATTAAATTAGCGgttattatttagaaactGTCATTAGAAGGAaatctattttctttcttttgctTTTTACATGAaactatatttgttttaataaaacttttgtacgatgaatgaaaaaacaatataacttAGAAGCCTATCTTTTGTATTTCtagaattaaagaaaatgagTATCAGAGTATTGCGGGCCAGCTTGCAATTTATTCCCTTGATCTATCTAGTTTGGAAAGCGTGAGAAAATGCGCTAAAAATTTACTAGCAAAAGAAGCAGCCATTCATATCCTTGTAAACAACGCTGGTGTGAGTATGTATCCGTACGAAAAAACGGAAGACGGAATTGAGATGACATTACAAACGAATCATCTTGGCCATTTTCTTTTAACGCTTTTACTGCTGCCAAAAATGCAATCATCTTCCCCCGGTTGCAGAATAGTCAATGTGTCATCAATTACTCATATTTGTATGTAGCAATACAATACCGTTTTTATCACTTATcggaaaataagaatattcttctCTGAACTTTTCGTTTAgtctaaataataatgtaactataaaagaaatattctattataggGGGTGACATACATTTTGATGATATTAATCTGGAGAAATCTTATAGTCCAAGTAAAGGTTATATGCAAAGTAAATTAGCAAACATTTTGTTTACAAAGGAACTGGCTCGTcgattaaaaagtaatatcaaacaaagatatattttatgataattcaATTACAAAACAATTCATATAGAAAGA contains the following coding sequences:
- the LOC140665974 gene encoding retinol dehydrogenase 11-like isoform X1, coding for MWFFKKMCTSNAPLDGKTVVITGANSGIGKETARDFYGRGARVILACRNMKKADQAVKDIKNNPPSRIKENEYQSIAGQLAIYSLDLSSLESVRKCAKNLLAKEAAIHILVNNAGVSMYPYEKTEDGIEMTLQTNHLGHFLLTLLLLPKMQSSSPGCRIVNVSSITHIWGDIHFDDINLEKSYSPSKGYMQSKLANILFTKELARRLKNANIGGINVYSLHPGLIPTEITRHANSTIFFGAGFIYNFLTWLFCQNIEEGAQTTIYCSVDEKTASETGLYYSNCTVANPQEKANNDQYAKNLWDVSCKLLHLEPEEDFTTFLQTVSCQIM